In the genome of Mustelus asterias chromosome 9, sMusAst1.hap1.1, whole genome shotgun sequence, the window CTGCACAAACTGGAAGAGGGTCATGATGGTCCTCACAGGAGGGGGCAAGTACACCGACCCCATGGAGATCCCGGCCAACGAGGCCCACGTCTCGTCCAACCTGAAGACGCTCAATCAGTACAGCATCCCAGAGATCAACCACCGCTTGAAAAACTACCTGAAGTTCATGTTCGTGCGCGAGCCCTTCGAGAGGCTGGTGTCGGCATACCGGAACAAGTTCACCCGGCGCTACAACACCTCCTTCCACAAGCGCTACGGCACCAAGATAGTCCGGCGCCAGCGCAAGAACGCCACCCAGGCGGCCCTGCTGAGCGGCGACGACGTGAAGTTCGAGGAGTTCGTGGGCTACCTCGTCGACCCCCACACGCAGAAGGAGGAGCCCTTCAACGAGCACTGGGAGACGGTCACCTCGCTGTGCCACCCCTGCCACATCCACTACAACCTCATTGGGAAGTACGAGACACTGCAGGAGGATGCAAACTATATCCTGCGCCTGGCTGGGGTGGGGGACTACATGAAATTCCCCACCTACGCCAAGTCCACCAGAACTACGGATGAAATGACAGCTCAATTTTTCCAAAACATCAGTGCTGCCTTCCAAACAAAACTGTTCAATCTGTACAAACTAGATTTTGTAATGTTTAACTATTCCATGCCGAACTATCTGAAGTTGGCGTGAGTGGCGGCTCGTTGGGTTTATTTAAGTTGTTATAAttgcaaagattttttttttctgttctgttttttttttgtaatttgAATGAATATTTTCTGGGTTGCTGCTAGCAGCAAAAAATTGGAAATTATTTAAATAACTTTGTACGGGAGAGTGGCTCTCTCTCAGCAAAGGGTACGGGCTGGTTTTGAAAGATTCCGTTTCTAGAAGGGGGCTGCTTTCGCGTCAGGTAAGAAGACTTTGCCTCGCCTGTCGGGGGAGTGGCATGAAATCAGGGGGTTTCGTTGGGAACACCCTTAATATCTCACCCTTCAAAAAAGAAAGCACAAGTTCCCTCTGATTTGACTGTAACAAGTGCACCGTGAGTCAAAAAGTAGCCATGGTGTGGCAGTTGGCTTTTCACAGATCCATCAGCATTTTATCAACTCGTTTCCGAGTATTGCAgagtttttaattttcttttgagGGTGGCATTTATCCAGATATTGGAGAACCAACCCAAATACGACAGATTACTTCAGTCAAATGGGCAGCTATGATGGTGCCATTTATTGGGTCGCCAACCTGCTTACTGCCAGCAGGAGGCTCTTGCCTTCTGGTGCCGGGCTCACCATCGGTTAACCGTCTCGCTACAATCACTAGGGTCACTTTTGCATATCTCTTCCACAGAGCAGACCCCCACAGCCTTCCCCTGGGCCGGTATTTACTGCTGGCAGCCAACTAACGGGAATCCGGAGCTGGGGGGGCGGTTGTTGTGGGGTAACCTTGCCTGGGATTTTCCAATATGACTGCAGGCAGCCAGACTCTCCCCTTTCCCACTAGCCAATCCCGCCAGACACCAAAGCCCTGCTGGATAGTTTTTTTTTTTGCCTTGAAGGAGGAGGGGAACAAAAGAAGGTGTTGCTTTTTCCCCCGCGGGGTTCCGCGGAAAGCCCCGGAAGGGGAAAAGGAAAACCGAGGGTCGCGTTGCGCAACTGTAAAGCTGGCGCTCGATTGCGTGTGCGTTGGTTAAATTCAACTGCTGGTCGAGAATCCGAGGGCGGggaattgttttaaaattaaaatgatcTTCCCTTCAAACTGTGAAGCAAGGATTTACACCGAATGACGGAGAAGCGAGATATTCCGACGCGTCGGAATGTTCCTGAACTTTCACCCACGGCTCAGCACTGCTGTCGCGATCAAAAATGTGAAAATGATGTTTGCAGAAGGTTTAAACAATCAGATTAAAATCCTGAGGCAATCCAACTGCACAAAAATGCAGGCATGTATGTGTTAATGATGGTACTAATGTCTTCTTTATTCTTGGGGCATGGGTATCAATGGCGAGGCCCAGTGTTTGTTCACCATCCTGATATCCCcttgaggaggttgaggggggggggaaggggtgtgccTTCCTCTTGAACCACCGCAGTCCGTGTGGCGAAAGGTGCTCgcccagtgctgttaggtaggcgTTTCCAAACCGTTGACCCTGCCACGATGGAGGAATGGTTATTTTGGGTCCAATGGGGATGGCGAGTGAGACGGTGGCGCTTGCTTGCCTCGGATGCCCCCTTCCCGCCTTTCCAGGCGGCAGGATTGGGAAGTTGCCGCAGCTCGCTACCTGCTCAGTGCAGTCAGCTGCACAGAGAAACAAAGACTCGCTAGCTGTAGAATTTCTATGGAGATCTCCCTCCGCCCCATCAGCAGAAACTCAGCTGGCTCTCTCGCCTTTCCATCGATCTTCCCCAGCAGGAAGATTGGGAGGATTTGTCACTCTAAGCGGCGAGGTGCAGCTCCTCTACATTGGATAAGTAATCTGGGACTTCCAAGCGACCGAACACTGTGATTATGATGGAAAGTCCTTGCGGAGAAGGATGGTTATGTTGCTCCGCCATCCTCCTGCCAACTGAAGTTACAAGTGGAGGGAGAAACGCCACAAACATTCTGCACGTTATCTTCACACCCGTAAGAGAACTGGGCAGCCGCCATTTGCATTTGCCTTGGTTACGGTGAGAAATCTGGAAAGAAGTGAAGGCTAATTCAGCGTACGGACAATAATGGAcctccaatgaagttactttacTCGCTTCTATGTCTATAGTTCTGTcgcaaacactccagcccagcacAAGTATTATATCCAGCAGTTTTTCATTGACTTGCCAACATATTTAAGTGCTTGgttaaatatttattcaattaGCACAGTTTTGTCAACAGGTTCATTAAGTTACTTAAAAGTGGCACTAATAGTTGATAGATTATTGATGTGATTGGTAAGATTTTGAGATGTCTGTTTCAATGACAGGTGTGCTGTTAAATGCAAAAGTGACAATGTCTGGTGCTGAAGGGGTACGAGCCTTTCGCCAGTGAATTCATTGCTGGCTACTTTTCTTTTCGCTTCCCTTCGCTCTTTTTCATTTCCCCTGTCTTGTCTTCCCGATAGCCAAGTATTTGTTATTCCTAGACGTATTCTTAGATGTATAGACACTGGGACTTCTACTGAATTTACGCTGACATAATATGTAAGCAGCGTAATGGGAACTAGAACAGCCATTGGAGGACATTCCTGCGAATAAAGAGTCTTCAGTGCTTTTAGGTAACTTAAAAGAGTTTTTGTGATATTACTCTTGTTGAAGAGAGTGCTATTTTCTTACATGCATGCTCAAAACATTTGTGGACAAGTAATTTAACATTAGCTTTTGAATTCTATCTGTCTatttatctatttatctatctgtcTATTTATCTATTCAGCTTATCTATCTAGCTATAtatcctgtttctatcttatctatctctttatctctctttctttccATCTCTGTAACTATCTCTACCTCTTCTATCTATCTCtacatctatctctctctctctttctctctatccatCATTTATCTCtgcctatctctatctatctttgtctatctctgtttctatctatctctctctatctctcttcctttctatgtctcatctatctatctatgtctatttctgtatctttctccctctctatctacctctcatctatccctctctctctatcatcGCTGCAtctatttctctttctctttaagatctctatctatctctatttcTCGCTATCTATCTCTCCATCTATTtctctccctatctgtctctcttcactctatctatatttatctatctatgtatctatatctctacctatctctctctatatatatatatctacctctctatctatctctctctatgtatctctctctatctatctctctatctctatgtatctctccatctatctatctctctctctctatgtatctatctctctatctcgatTTTGTCTGCTGAAATCTACACTGTTAGTCTTTGTAAGTTACTGTTGTGATATGTTGACTTGGTCATTCAGCCTTTCTTGAGAGTTACACTCAAGCATGATTAATTATTTTTCTAAATAACTTTCATTAAAATGCGGgatgaaaattattgttttgcCTCTTTATTCCGAAGCCTGTACGAGCTGCTTATTGAAATTGATATTTGATAGCTCTTAAGTAACGGAACGACTCTTGAATAATTCTAATGCAGCATTGAGGGAGCGCTGGACTGTCAGAAATACATAGGCTGGATTTTACACTAAGGGTGGGCTCCCCAAACATCACTGTAAATTTCAGGGGTGGGACCGCCTCTGCTTAAGCGGCTCACCTTGCTTTAATTATTTTTGGGTGATAGATCGTTAATTGGTATGGGGGTGGGACTTCCATCCACCCCCAGGAAGATGTCCTGCCTCATATAGGTatcggccaatcagaggccagcagctctgcaCGCTGGCAGCGCCAAGCAGGGGCGGTGGACACTGCTGGTAGTGCAGGTAGACCAGGTAGGTGACATTCAGCGATGGACCCAGATGTTCAGGTGAGTCCGAGATCTTGCTGGGGCCTATCAGCCTGGGCCcagtgaggggatgtgggggacATGTTGGACAGGACAAGGCGGGGAAGTGGAGGAAGTTTGGCAGATGTGGAGAgacaaagggcagcacggtggtacagtggttagcactgctacctcacagcgccaagggcccggtttcgattcccggcttgggtcactgtccgtgtggagtttgcacgttctccccgtgtctgcgtgggttccctccgggtgctccggtttcctcccacagtccaaagatgtgcgggttaggtggatcggctaaattaccctttagtgtcagagtgattagctgggtaaacacgaagggttatcatagaatcctacagtgcagaaggaggccattcggcctatcgagtctgcaccgaccacaaacccacccgggccctatccccataaccctatgcatttaccctagctagtccccctgacactaaggagcaatttagcatggccagttatggggatagggcctgggtggcattgttgttggtgcagactcgatgggccgaatggccttcttctgcactgtcgggattctttcCATGAAAACTGTAGGGTTGAGGCCACTGATTGACAAGATGACCTCGGAAGGAGGCACCCTCCCCTAGAACTGACTCAGACACCTCAGAGTGCTGAATAGAGCAGTGGGCCCAACCTTCTTGTGCTGCCGTTACATCAGAGTGATGGTGGGATCAGGCCCTTATTTGGACTTTAAAtgtccacttaaaggcctcaactGGGCCATGGGCAGGTGGTCCACCCAGCACACCATAAAGGTCATGCAGGGGGCAGGGTCAAGAACATCTTCACAGCCCCGCCCACCTGTCCTCATGTGGCCAGTAAAATTCAGCCCCTTTTTTCAGATGAGCTattggtgaatgtaaaagattccacattccctatttcaatgaggagtgggaGAAacattcctggtgtcctggctaacGTTtaactctcaatcaacatcacaaacacCAATCCTCTGGTCATGGGGGCGTGATgatctggtggtattattgcgagaTTGTTGACATACAAACttggctaatgttttggggacccgggttcgaattccgccacggcagatagtggaatttgaattcaataaaaaatatctggaattaagaatctactagtgACAgtctgggtgacatggtggcacagtggttagcactgctgcctcacagcaccagggaccctggttcgattcccgcttgggtcactgtctctgtgtggagtttgcatgttctccccgtgtctgcgtgggtttcctccgggtgctccggtttcctcccacagtccaaaagacgtgctggttaggtacattggccatgctaaattctccctcagtgtacccgaacaggcgctggagtgtggcgacgaggggattttcacagtaacttcattgcagtgttaatgtaagcctacttgtgaaattaATATATAAAACCTATATAACTAAAAACtgattgcaagaagaaattagatatagctcttggggataaagggatcaagggatatgggggaagggggagatcaggatattgagttcgatgatcaaccatgatcaaaatgaatggcgtagcaggctcgaagggccgaatggcctactcctgcttctggtttctatgcttctatgatctGATTGGGGcctcagccccacattcctgtctacccccaataacctgaACAAACAGACACGCACCTTAATCAGCAGGTGTGGTCACAATGTGATGTTGCAGGCGGGATTACCCAAGCTCCCGCCAGTGTGTTTGATTGGAGGCACGGGGGGACTATGTGGCGGGAGACGCAGAAATCGTTTTCACGCCAATGTGAATTTCCAGCAGGATCTTCCTCCGGTACCTCTGGAAGATTTGGCATGAAaatttggggaggcagtggcatagtggtatggtCATTGGAtttataatccagagacccaggacaagatccagggacccgggttcgaatcccaccacggcagatggtgaaatctgagttcattaaaatctgggattaaaagtctacagatggccatgaaaccattgtcacaaaaacccatctggttcactaacgtccttcagggaaggaaatctgccatccttacctggtctgacctatatgggactccagacccacagcaacgtggttgattctcagggtcgggcaataaatgctggcccaaccagcgacgcccacctTCCATAAAATGAGGAAAGAAACCCCATTTTCCTCCCCTTGCcatgttttagaatcatagaatccctacagtgcagaaggaggccattcagtgcatCGGATCTgcatccaccacaatcccacccagaccctatccccgtaacccccacatgtttcccctgctgatccccctgacactaagtgtcaatttagcatggccaatccacctaacccgcgcatctttggactgtgggaggaaaccagagcacccggagggaacccacacagacagagggagaatgtgcaaactccacaagacagtgacccaagccgggaatcgaacccaggtccctggcgctatgaggcagcagagctaaccactgcgccaccgcacTGTGCTACCCCAATTACTAACTGATATTCGCCTCAAATGGGAGAATACTGCCCAATGGCTGAATGTCCATACAGGTCAGTTGGGAAGTGGGATGAGTGAGCTAGCTGGAGACAGGAACCCACTGCTGCGGGTTCCCAGTTAGTCCCATGAATGGACCATCTGGGGAAAAGCTGATGGCACCAGTGGGAGCTTGCCAACAGGAGAGAGCCCGCACCTTCATTAACCGAGGCTGGAACCCACCATCTAACTGGTCAGCTTCTCTCACTCACCCAGCACGGACCCACTGGGATAAACCAGTCACTGTCATGGCCACAGCTTATGAAGGGGtatcccctccccctacccctctaCAATGGCTGGGGCCATGTAGGTTTTGTTTTCAATTACCCAACGCTGCAGAGGGAGCTTCCACATTGAAGCATCCTCCCAATCCCCTACCTGCCTCGGCAACACCCACCTCTCCCGATGCCAGCTTCCCCTACTGTGCCTCCCATTTCCCTAATCCACCCGCCAACTTTAATTGGAAGAGACTCCTGGAAATATCTTCCCAATAGGCCCATTCTGGGAAGAACGCAACTGAGATTCTGGCATTTTTAAGAAATTcatgcatggacagtgggcattggccagcatttattacccatccatagTCACCCTTGAGTTTCCACATGAGTGCTTCCAGATTCCTGACCTAGAATTGAATCCCATGCCAGGATTAGGaagataggaattaggagcagaaggaggaaaattcagcccttcgagcctgctccgccattcaatcagatcatggctgatctctccctggtctcaaacccactgttccccataatcCCCTTATCCTGTTTCctgtcagaaatatatctatccccttcatgaaagaagcacggtggcacagtggttagcactgctgcctcacagcgccagggccctgggttcgattcctggcttgggtcactgtctatgtggagtttgcacattctccccgtgtctgcgtgggtttcctccgggtgctccggtttcctcccacactccaaagatgtgcgggttaggtggattggccatgctaaattatcccttagtgtcagggggattagtagagtaaatatgtgggggttatggggatagggcctgggtgggattgtggtcggtgcagactcgatgggccaaatggcctacttctgcactgtagggattctatgaaaccatccaacgattcagattccaccgcgcgatggggcagcaagttccactaaTTCACCACCGTCTGCAAGAAGtagtccctcctcatctcagctttcAATCtttcgcctctcaacctatacctgtgacctcttgttctagattgttccacaaggggaaacatttggtccacttttactttatcaatcccttttaaaggaCTACAACCCAAGCAGGGAAACTCAGCCTCAGGGATAATGTAGGGCTCCAGTGGTATGACACTCagctgtcagtttggattgagttCTGGAGCGCAGCGTGATACCTTTCCTTTCCATTTCTCCTCTGTCACGGTCCCGTGATGGCGGATATTCCCGCAAGAGTCAGCGGTCCCTGGCATGTTGCCCAGTCTTCGCATCCAACCCCAGAGAATGGATGTGTCAGCAGGCTGTTCAACATGTAACAGCAACATAGCGGACTGAGCAAGTCCTAACGTAACATCACTGCTTCAGTTTGCATTGGGAATGGAGGGTGCTTACTGGATAGGGATCATTAGgagatggcggcacggtggcgcagtggttagcactgctgcctcacagttccagggacctgtgttcgattcccggcttgggtcactgtctgtgcggagtttgcacattctccccgtgtctgcgtgggtttcctgcgggtgctctggtttcctcccacagtccgaaagatgtgctggttaggtgcattggtcacactaaattctccctcagtgtacccgaacaggcgccggagtgtggcggttaggggaatttcacagtaacttcattgcagtgttaatgtaagcctacttgtgacactaataaataaactttaacttcataaACTTTAACTAAAATCCGGCTCTATGACTTAATAAATTCTATGATTAAACAGCGccatcaaattttgaaattgtgtttaACCTTGCTAACGGGTGAATATTTGAAATGCCTGTGCTTTTGAATGTGTGGAGCAAGGTCGAAGCGATAGAATGTCTTACAGAATCTCAGGATGCTTCAACCTGATTTACAGCCAAGGATGCAGTGTTTGAAGTGTCGCCGGTTTTGTAATGTCGACAGCCAATTCGCGCACAGCAAGCTCtctcagacagcaatgtgatagtgcCAAGATAATCTGCTGTTAATGATGCTGGCTGAGAGATAAATATAAGGCAGAAGAGCAGAGAGAACTCCCCTGCGTGCTTTTACATAACACCATGGGATATTTGATATCCGCCTCAGAGGTGTAACACTCACACAGTTACTGCAatgttaacgtgtgacatcgctGATGTGTTTGCCCATATCACACacaa includes:
- the chst11 gene encoding carbohydrate sulfotransferase 11, with the protein product MKQGLLDIMRMSRKCRMVLVTCLGSFVLVIFYFQSMLHPVMRRTPFGVDICCRKGSRTPLQELQNPTQYQFSSTELTHQIRRNRIAQTCQANSARSRKRRVLTSDDLKHLVVDEDHEMIYCYVPKVACTNWKRVMMVLTGGGKYTDPMEIPANEAHVSSNLKTLNQYSIPEINHRLKNYLKFMFVREPFERLVSAYRNKFTRRYNTSFHKRYGTKIVRRQRKNATQAALLSGDDVKFEEFVGYLVDPHTQKEEPFNEHWETVTSLCHPCHIHYNLIGKYETLQEDANYILRLAGVGDYMKFPTYAKSTRTTDEMTAQFFQNISAAFQTKLFNLYKLDFVMFNYSMPNYLKLA